In Bos indicus isolate NIAB-ARS_2022 breed Sahiwal x Tharparkar chromosome 25, NIAB-ARS_B.indTharparkar_mat_pri_1.0, whole genome shotgun sequence, the DNA window tggcaggtggattctttaacactgaactATACCAGGTTAAATCCTAATTCCAGAGATTAGGGACTCAGGTGCCTACCGATTTTCAACACAGATCTTCCAAGCGGACCTTGCTTGCTTGCATCTCACGtaggcagaggtgcagtgggagGACTGCTCAAGGCTGGTTTATTGGATGGCAGGGAACTGGCACCAGCTACATCCACTCCCATCAATTGGCTGCCAGTCAGTCATGTGGCCACTTCTACATGCAGAGGAGGTTGGGAAAGAGATTAGTTGTGGGCCtaggaggaagagaaaatagaTTTGGTACACAAAGTCTTTTGCTGTTTAAAGACCATTTTTTCTTCTACAAGGGATACATCAGTCAATTTATTTGGTATTTAACCAAAGAAAAGCTATTTGCTCCAGAGCTAGAGGAAAACAGGCTGTGTTGATCTACATCTGAGATCACACCATTCTGTATTTAACGGGCAATTTAAGGGACCTTCAAGGGTAAATTTAGTACCAAAGGACTGAGAATTTGGCTCCAGCGTGAACTGGAACTCCACTATATTTCCAGCAAGGCCTGCTTTCCTATCATAGAGATGTATCTTGTCTTCCCACTATATAATCAGTGcttgggagacagtgaaaacCCATCTTCACGTGTACAGTTTAAAGAGCAACTTCGATTACCTTATTGGATTTCACGACCTTATGAGGTGTATGTAGTCAGGAGAGGCTAGATTATACTGTGGTAAAAAGCTCCCCCACAAACCGCAGTGAGTTCACACAGGAAACGGTGCTCACTTCTGTTGTATGTCTGCTGTGGGTTGGGTGTGGCTCTGCTTCCCACCATTTTTCTCTGGGACCCAGGTCGATTTTTGAATATTGCTGGTTAACACGGAAAAGGAAAAAGTGTGGTGATGTCATTCCCTCCTGCATTTCACTGGCCAGAAGAAGTCATAGGCCGAGCCCAGTGGCCATTGGAGATCTGTGTGGTAGAGGCATCAAGTCATCAACTGGAAATGAGCTTAGAGCTCAGGGGTGAGGTCAGTGGTGGAGAAATGGATTTTTGAATCTAAAGCCAGGAGACTGGCCAAGAATGTAGCCTTGTAAAGGAACAAggttctgggaattccctggtagtctggTGGTCAGGACTCCAAGCTTTTGCTGCAGAGGAcactggccagggaactaaggaAGATCCAGTAAATCACAttgagtggccaaaaaaaaaaaaagagcgagaAAGAGAACAAGGCTCAGGGTGActcacgacttagcagctgagcagAGAAAGTGGGATTGGCCAAGTAAACTGAGGCACAACCAGGGAGGTGGAAGGAAAAGCGGAGCAGGCTAGGCGATGGGAGCCTGTGGTAGGAGGCGGGCGGCCACTGAGCTGAAGGATGGGAGGGGCTGAAGGAGAGGACCTAACTTCTGGGTTTAGCAAAGGTATTGTGATGCTGAATAGAGCTGTTTCCATTAAGCAAGGGGTGGAGACAGAAGTTAATTGGTGTGGTTTGAGGAGATAATGAGAGATAAGGAGTGGAAACTGAGAACTTTGGCTAGGAAGGAGGAGATAGGGGAGCTGGAGGGAACCAAGGGCAGAGAGAGTTGGTTCTCCATGGGAAGGAGCAAAGCACATTTCTAGAAACAGATGGTGCAGGAGATAAAAGGCGGTGGGATGGGGGAGTGGACTCCCAGGAGGACTTGGGGGGAAGGGGGCAAGCCGGGCTcagtgggaagaggaggaaggacacGGTCCAGATGGGGTCGTTTGTTAGATTTGATGCTGGAAAGGGCCTTCCTGCCCAATGAGTTTCTATTTTCTCAAAGAGGTGAGAGAAAGTGGGCCGGGGTGTGGGAGgtggagaggagaaggggtgTGAAGAGCTGCTCTGAAGGGGCCCTCACACAAGCGAGCGAGAGGAGCAGAGTCAGGCCGTAAGGTCTCTCGAGATTCGTTGCCATGAGTTTCAAATGAGATCAGTCTGTAGGTGGGTGTTCCTCCTCCAGGAACAAGCAGCTGGTCAGGGCGGGTAGAGGGGGCGGTATCTGGTTTAAGTCAGGATGGAGCTTTTTCCACTGAGTATTATGGGAGAAGAGGAGAGGCGAGGAaggagggttttttgttttttgtttttgtttgtttttttcattgaagtataactgaattacaatgttaagtttctgctgtacagcaaagtgattcagttacacatttaTATACgttcttaaaaattcttttccattatgatttatcatggGATAGTGAAtgcagttctctgtgctatacagtaggagctTATTTGTCCATCTTACAtttaatagcttacatctgctaatctcaGCCTCCCATActgtccctcccccaacccctcccccttGGTAACTACAAGAACATTCTATGTCCATGAGTCTCTTTCTGATTCATAGATGGGTTCATCtgcgtcatattttagattccacatatgcgATATTGTATggtattttgtctttctctgacttcacttagtatgacaatctctagctccatccatggtgttgcaaatggcattatttcattctttttttacgACTCAGTAGTATTCCGTTGTgtaatatataccacatcttcttcacccatttatctgtcagtggacatttaggttgcttccaggtcttggatattgtgaataatgctgctatagaCATAGGGgggtatgtatcttttcaaattaagagttttgtccagatacatgcccaggcatgggattcctgggtcatatgttaattctgttttttaatttcctgaggaacttccacactgttttccatctgtctgcaccaacttacattctcaccagcagtgtaggaaggttcccttttctgaaGGAAGTTTTGAGtgagaatgaatgaattacaGAATAGACAACAAAATCTaggctgggcaagattgaaatgAAAAGGGTGAGGGGTTCACCATTGAGAAAGTGGTTGAGATCAAGGTCACTGAACCCTGGAGTAGAGGAATGGTTGGCGGAAGGTGAGGAGGAGTTGATTTCAGAGGTGGTGTGGTTATTAGTAATGACAATGTCAAGGGATGGCCATGGGAGCCATGGCCAAGACAGGAAGGAACTTACTCTTCTTGGGTAACCTTATCTGCTGTTACTTCTCCCCAGAGGCCCTTGGCTATAAACAGTGTTAACACAGCATGTACCAGGTACTGGATGAAGAGCTTTGAGTTAGTTGCCTCTCCTCAGGGaagatgcggagaaggcaatggcaacccactctagtactcttgcctggaaaatcccatggacggaggagcctggtaggctgcagtccatggggtcgagaagagtcggacacgactgagcgacttcactttcatgcattggagaaggaaatggcaacccactccagtgttcttgcctggagaatcccagggacgggggagcctggtgggctgccatctatggggtcgcacagagttggacatgactgaagtgacttagcagcagcagcagcagcagggaagatgTAGGGGGTTTGTAGGAAGGAGGGGTGGATGAGCTGACTCGCTTGCCTGTTCTACCAAGACCGAGACAGCACCACCAAGTGCTATGGGCTAAACAGacagccccacccccaaccagcGGAGACCTGAGTGGGGCCATTGGTTACCAATGCAACTCAAGGCAGGAGACAAGAGCACATGGGACAGGGCCCAGTGAGGGGAGAGGAATaagactctaaaaaaaaaaaaaaaaaaaagcatcataaagaatctccctgcaatgcaggggactccagtttgatccctgggttgagaagattccctggagaagcgaatggcaacccactccagtattcttgcctggagaattccacggacggaggagtctggtgggctacagttcatggggtctcaaagagtcaatcGTGTCTGAGTGACTAACTGCTCAGTAGAGGAAATGCTggctcatttcacaaatgaggaaaagatCAGGGAGGTTGGGTTCTCTTGGAGCACAGCTAGACACCCAAGCTTCTCTACCTAGGCATCTTTTTGCTTCCTCAGCAGAGACCAGGCAGGCCTGGCACCTACAGATCTACCTGTGCAGGAGGGCTGGTATACCTTGCAGCCTGTACCTGTGTGCCCAGATTAATTGTATCTGGATCCTTCCCCCAAATAAGGGCTCATTAACGGTCGTTGGGGAGGGTGAGAAGGGGGCACCCCTTCCTTGATGCTCCAAAGAACCCAAATCAGAAGCCCAGGGAGGTGGCTCcagttcctaaggcccactgcaCCATCTTCCTCTCAGATCTGACGCCCCCATCTGACAAGGGATGGGTGCACAGCGCCATGCGCAGGTGCATAGTTTGACCAGCAGGTGGCGCCGGATAAAGCCTCCCAAGTGCAGGAGGTGGGGAAGCTGGGATGGATACACCCACAGACGGAGGGTTAAGACTCCAGAACGCCCTGGCCAAACTGGGCTCCTGGAGGAAATGGTAGTGAGAAGAGATGGCGCAGAAGCCACCCAGCCACCCCAAGAGGTACAGGCTTCATCCTCTCGCCTGTGGCATCATCTCCCCCCACGGGCACCTAGGTGAGCTGACTGTTGAAGGGATAGTCTGGCTGCTGAGAGGGACTTTAGGTCCACCTTCCCATCAGCCTGACTTTGGGTTAGTCTTCTCCCTGTCTTAAGTTTCCTCTCCATTTCAAGATGAGGGTGGCCTGTAGTAACCATCAAGATTTCAGAGGATCTCTTCCCCACCACCATTAAGCTCCCTTGTGATAACAGACTGAAGGTAACAGAAGAGGGTTTTAAATGCCCAGAAGTGTCGGTTTTATTTGTCAGTGCAGTACAGAGCTAAGGCACAACCTGGTTGTTTCCAAGAGTTAggggggcagcagtggagatgggAAGCAAGCCCTCTTGGACGCTGGGTCCCCCGGTGGGCTTCTTGGCTGGGGGCTGGGCCTCAGCCCCGAGCCCCAGCAAACCCAAGGCTGTGTTGAAGAGGTTGATGGGCGTGGAACCATCGGTGATGAGGGTGGATTTTAGGCCCAGGCTCTGCAGCAATTTTACCTAGAAGGAGCAAGAGGCGGGTGAAAATGCAGTCAGAACCTAGTCCCTTCTCTCGTCCCTTCGGCCGCCTGTCTGGGAGGGGGGCTACCCTGTTCTCGGCCCTCACACGGCAGCTGCTGCCCAAGCCATCCTCAGGACTATTCAGTGACAAGTGAAGACCATTAAGAGGAGCCTGAAGGTTTCATCCTCTCCCAGGCCTCAAGAACCTTGAAGCTCTGGCTGCTGCCTCCGGGAGCTCTGCACTCCCCGCCCTTCACCTGCCAGGTGGCAGCCATCCAGACCTTTCTGTTCCTTAAACACACCTTGGAGCCTCTACTGGAAGCCCTCATCGACTGTGCAGAACTTGAGTATCCCCTCTTCAGAGGGGCGCCCCCTTACCCAGCTAACCTGCAGcctctcctcccccttctccgTATTGCCCTGTTTGACTTCTTTTGAAGCAACTTGTCATGGATTGACATCCCATCAGTTTACCGCCCTCCCAGGAGCTCACTGAATCCAGTGCAGTGCCTGATATGACCCCATGCTGGAATGACATGGATCAGAACACGGGATACATGGAGAGTCCAAGCCACCACCTCCTCTTGTCTCTCTGTCCCCGACATCTCTCTAGAAGTATTTGCCTCCCTGGCTCTGTCTTCCTGGTTCCAACATGGTCCCAGGACACACATCCACACGCACAGACATCCACACACGCCCACACCTGAACTCTCTCCCCCACTCTCACCTGCATCTCCGGCCCTGCCACAGCCATGTCTCTGATGGTGCTGGGCCCCAGGgcctctgtcatctgcttgaaCTTCTTCACCTCCACCTCAGCCAGCTGCTGGGCCTTGCTCACTTCCAGCTCCAGCTGGGCCCGGGCATAGAGCAGCTCCAGCTCTCGTACTTTCTTTACTCGCTCAAGTTCGGCTTCCTGGAAAGGGAAAACCCAGCATTCTTTTGATTGGGTGGCCCCTAGATGTATCTAGCAAGTCACCTAGCCAGATATCCTGAGAGACCTCGGATGGAAAGGATGGAATAGGAAACTTATCAGTTAGGGGTGAACCCTGGCTATGCCAATTTTAACTAGTGACCCCTGTGTATGTTCAGTCgcaaagtggtgtctgactctttgtgatgccatggactgcagcatgccaggcttccctgtccttcactatctcccggagcttgctccaattcatgtccactcagcctctgctgccctcttcttttgacCCCTGGGAACTCCTTAATCCAAGACTCAGttccctctgtaaaatggagagaattcCTACCCATAATGGAATTTCAAGATCTTGCCTGTAAAAACAACATACCTAGCACAAAGCTGGCCAGTATGGGAATGCCTGTCTGTAGGATGGGTAATTATTATCCTTACCTTCAAAGCAGGTATTAGGTGAATGGAAACAGGGCAAAGGACTCCACAAACCCCAACACACTTGAATGGGGCTTTCTGTTAGGGTGCTTGGTGTCCCTCGTGGCTTCAGAGACCGGGCCTCTTCCAGACCCCAAGGCCACACCCTTTCACAGGCATCTCCCCCACGCACCGTCTCAATGGCCAAAGCCTCTGCCTTGAGCTTGGCCTGGAGCACAGCGCCTTCTCCCTCGATGCGCGCTGCCTCAGCTCGGGACTCGGCCTCCGCCTTGGCGGTCCCGGTGCTCTCCACCGCGGTGCTGAGGGTGGCGCAGAGAAGTCAGGGAGGCCCCTGAGGAAGCCCAGCCCCGCCCTCCTCTACCCTTGACTTGTGCTATTGCAGCATGAgtgaacacacacgcacacatacacacacacacacacactccccccaTCAGCTGCTCTTCCAAGACCCTCTGCCATCTTTTCTGCCAGTTCTCCACCCCACCTCAGAGCCTCCAGCTCCAGGAGTTCTCTGCGAGCTTTCTCAGCTTCCGATTGGTCTAAGATCTTCTGCCTCTCAAGCCTGCCGCGGGCTTCTTGTTCTAGTCTCTGAGCCTCGTGCCTGGGTGGGAGACGGGACAGGTAAGACGCTGGGAGTGGGGCCAGAATAGGAACTCCAAGGGCCGGGAGCACTGGCCGAGGAGAGGCCCTCGACATGCAAATGAAAACGCAGCATGGATATTACGTAAACCAGGGGTGGTTCTAGGTGCAGTGCACATGGCCATGACCCTGCATTCACACGACTCACCTTccagtgggggaaaaaacaagTGAACCAAGATTTCAGACAGTGACAAGCTCTTTGAGAAATGGTTGCTACAATAACATGACTGGGCAAAGAGGGCGCTGCTTCAGCTGGGGTAGAAAAAGGGCTCTCCAAGGAGGTGAACtctggaggccagaggaggaACCTGCCCTCAAGTGCAGAAGAACAACTCCGGGCAGAGGGAGCAGCCAGTGCAGAAGGCCTTCAATGCACAGCCGAGTTCCCACCTTGAGGAGCAGAAAGGAGCTATGGGCCTGGAGCACATGAGCCCTGGGAGAAGGCAGGAAGGCGAGGTGGGGGAAGCAGGGCTGGACCCCAGAGTGCCTGGAAGGCTGCGGAAATGAATCTGGGTTCCAGCGCCAGCAAGGTGAGAAGCCACAGAAGCAGAGGTAGCATCTATTCCACTTTCAGTGGCCCAGGCTCTCTGCTGGTAAGGGGACAGCAGGCTGACCACCGGGGGTGCTGTGTCACTGGGGTCCTGGCAGTGGGCAAGAGGCGGGGACCTGTGAGAGGCGGGGCCCACAGTGGGCATCGTGGTCAGCCAGGCCCCTAGGCCTCACTCACTTGGCAGCTGCctcctgggagttggtggtgatcTCAATGGCCAGCTGGACGCTGCGCTGCAGGGCGTCCCGGGTCCTTTGGTCCACGGGCTCCACCGACTGCACATCCACACTGCTGACCACCAGCCCGTTCTGGGGAAAGACGGCCCGGTcccggggctggggcagggccatGGTGTCAGGCCCCTTGGTTTCCTGGGTCTCAAAGCCAAAGACAGCAGTGCGAATGATGCGGGCCGAGTTCTTATGGAAGTCATCAAAGGTGACGGAGGCCACGGCCCCCCGCACCCGAGATGCAATGGCCTTGCAGGCGTCACCCACGAAGTCGGGCACTGAGAAAAGCTTGGCCGTCTCTTGGGGGTCCTTCCGGTCACTCAGCTCGAAGTGCCTGTGAGCAAAGACAACTTTCTCGTCTTCAAAAATGGACATTGACACCCACCTTCTGTGGTTTAGGCAGGGTCTCATGACAGAGAATGCTAATTAGCATCTGCTATGTATCAGGTCAAGTCCTAAGAAACTTACACATTCCCATTTCATTCACTCAAACCACCCTATTtggtgagaatttttattttttagacaaggaaactgaggtccagagaggttaagtgacagaCTCTAAGTCATACAGCAGGTCCTCCCAAGCCAGAAAGTTGAACCCAGGTGGTATGGTTCCCGGGACCAGGCCCCCTCGGTTTGTCAGGTTGCAGTGGCTCCAAAGATGCCAGTGTCCAGCTAGCTGCTCTTGTCATGTCCCAGGCACTCAGCCAAGAGGTGAGGAGGGTGTGCTTGGGAGTTGTCAAGCACTGCTTCTGGGTCCGACTTTTCTCTCCCCTCTCATCACTGCCATTTGAGCTTTAACTACATATGGGTCACTGTTCTAGTTCTCATAGCATCCTGTCCACAGGCCCATGAGACTGATGGTGACGCTGTTATTTTACAGCCTGGGAATGTGTGGAAAGCACCCAGTGCTTGCCCGGCCCGTGGCTAGCAAGTGGTATACCTGCTGGCCTCAGAGCACTTGCTCTCGACCACCTGATCATCCcagcacacacatagacacacacacacagtctttttAAAACCTTGTTTGGCTGAATTCCCAATGGGAGTTTAGCTGGTGAGTGTCTTCCACACACGTCCCTCCAAATCCTGCTCCAGGAGAGCCCACATCTTCCCTGTCATTCCCCTCCGGAATCAGACTGCATTTGCATGAACCCCTGGGTTTGCCCCTTGACCACAGCATGGAGCTGGGTGCTCCGCCCTGATTGTGGGCTCAGCACTTGAGGAGGCATCTCTCCTCCTCACGGTGCCCCCCCTGGGGCCCCTTACCAGTTGTAGGCAAGCTGCAGCTGGAGCCTGGCATGGTCTGCTGTCTCGATGGTGATGACGTCGGTGAAGAAGTCGGGCCCCAGCAGCAGGCAGAGCGTGCGGCGGGCGTGGGGACGCTTGGGCCGCCCGGCCGAGAGGGACAACACTGTAAACTGCTCTTCGGGACCCAGCAACACGAGCTCTGGCCCGAAGACCACGCTGCAGAGAGAGCCGGGGGTCAGAGGCCTGGAGAGACCCTCCCGCCACAGCCCCCTGATGGCACAGCCACCCAGGCCACTGCTCACCGGGCTTTCTTCTCCCGGTAGTCATACACCTGCACTGCAGCATTGTGCGGCACGCGGTAGCTGACCACGCGGGTCTTATTCCGGGGAGTGGAGAGCTTAGGGGTCTTGGATGTCTCCTTCTCACCCCTGTCGGCCAGAGGATCCTGCCCCTTGTTCAGCAGCTCCTCCACCCCTGGAGGCAGCTCCTTCTCCCACAGGACTTCGTCCTGGGTCAGCATGTAGGTGCTCCCAATCACAGCTCGCACCTGGAAGATAAGGAGGGATGTCACCAGCGaggggaaaatggaaagagacCCACCTGGCAGCCCTAAAGCGGAAGTGATCCAGGAGGCAGGGCAGCATCCTGGTTAAAGGTGGCCTCCAGAAGGAGGCTGCGTTCAAGTTCACACTCTGTGAGCTTGGTCATCTTGGGCAGCTATCTgcccccactgcccccaccacCCTGTGTCTCTCAgctccttatctgcaaaatggaggaTAGGGGTGAGGAATGAATGATATCTTGCATGTCTAGTGCCAAGAATTTGGTATATGGTTATGTTCCAATATTGTTCTTGAATTTTCCTTCATAGGGCAGCTTGGAGGGCACCCCAGGGACAGATGCAACCCTAGGAAATAGTTCACACACTAACATTTCCTGGGATTCTGAACTCTACTTGTAGGTTAGAGTCCTAAAAGAGGCTGGAGATGTGGTCCTCAGTCAAACCAAGATCAAGGTTTAGGTGACAAAGAGGGATTCCACCAGGAAAAGGGTATGTGAAAAGGGTATGATCCTATGCATCCCAGTCAGACCTTTATGCCGGAGGCCAGATCTAGATGCCTTGGGGGTTGAGTCCCCATCTTCAAATCTGGTTCATCTTCTTGCTCAGGAAtgctaacatttaaaattaactaagacaggggcttccctggcgactcagtggtaacgaatccacctgccatgcaggagatgtgggttcgagccctgggttgggacgatcccctgctccagtattcttgcctgggaaatcccatggccagaggagccatggtgggcgacagtccatggagtcgcaagagtcggacatgactgaacgactcaACCACCATTTAAGGCAAAGGGAAGGCAAGAACTCCAGAAAACGCCCTGGTCTTTTGCAGCCAGCTGGCTCAGATGCTGCCAGCAACGCTGTGGAGctcttctgtcacctccactgccCACTGCCCCATCTGCATCATCCCCTCGCCCAGACCAGCCGCCACCACACCCACCTGGCAGTGACAGTGCCCACCCCTCCACAGTTACCCTTCCGGTCTTGACATCCTGCACGTAGATGCCCTCGTTCTCATCCAGTGGGATGGCCTGACGCtcttc includes these proteins:
- the MVP gene encoding major vault protein yields the protein MSMEESIIRIPPYHYIHVLDQNSNVSRVEVGPKTYIRQDNERILFAPVRMLTVPPRHYCMVANPVARDAQGTVLFDVTGQVRLRHADLEIRLAQDPFPLFPGEVLEKDITPLQVVLPNTALHLKALLDFEDKNGQKVVAGDEWLFEGPGTYIPQKEVEVIEIIQATVIKQNQALRLRARKECLDRDGKERVTGEEWLVRSVGAYLPAVFEEVLDVVDAVILTEKTALHLRARQNFRDVRGVTRRTGEEWLVTVQDTEAHVPDVYEEVMGVVSVTTLGPHNYCVILDPVGPDGKNQLGQKLVFKGEQSFFLQPGEKLERGIQNVYVLSEQQGLLLRALQPLEEGEGKEKVSHQAGDHWLIRGPLEYVPPAKVEVVEERQAIPLDENEGIYVQDVKTGRVRAVIGSTYMLTQDEVLWEKELPPGVEELLNKGQDPLADRGEKETSKTPKLSTPRNKTRVVSYRVPHNAAVQVYDYREKKARVVFGPELVLLGPEEQFTVLSLSAGRPKRPHARRTLCLLLGPDFFTDVITIETADHARLQLQLAYNWHFELSDRKDPQETAKLFSVPDFVGDACKAIASRVRGAVASVTFDDFHKNSARIIRTAVFGFETQETKGPDTMALPQPRDRAVFPQNGLVVSSVDVQSVEPVDQRTRDALQRSVQLAIEITTNSQEAAAKHEAQRLEQEARGRLERQKILDQSEAEKARRELLELEALSTAVESTGTAKAEAESRAEAARIEGEGAVLQAKLKAEALAIETEAELERVKKVRELELLYARAQLELEVSKAQQLAEVEVKKFKQMTEALGPSTIRDMAVAGPEMQVKLLQSLGLKSTLITDGSTPINLFNTALGLLGLGAEAQPPAKKPTGGPSVQEGLLPISTAAPLTLGNNQVVP